A single region of the Biomaibacter acetigenes genome encodes:
- a CDS encoding TyrR/PhhR family helix-turn-helix DNA-binding protein has protein sequence MIEEKTFREDLYYRLNVIPIYIPPLRERREDIPTLVGHMIKTLGKDIGKSHLEVTKEALTELMFYDWPGNVRELQNVIERALLLAKDKIDVDHLMIGRNSIQAGGVKPETSEYECSLPVDLPRVLKKIENEYLKRACQKYKSSREIARALGISHTTVIKKMKQYDIFV, from the coding sequence ATGATAGAAGAAAAAACCTTTAGGGAAGACCTGTATTATCGGTTAAACGTCATTCCTATTTATATACCTCCGTTGCGGGAGAGAAGAGAAGACATACCGACTCTGGTAGGGCATATGATAAAAACCCTCGGCAAAGATATTGGCAAATCCCATCTTGAGGTGACTAAAGAAGCTCTGACCGAGCTGATGTTCTATGACTGGCCTGGAAACGTAAGGGAATTACAGAATGTCATAGAAAGGGCCTTACTTCTGGCAAAGGATAAAATAGATGTGGATCATCTTATGATTGGCAGGAATTCTATTCAGGCGGGAGGGGTTAAGCCTGAAACTTCCGAATACGAATGTTCGCTGCCGGTGGACCTTCCCCGGGTGTTGAAAAAAATCGAAAATGAATACCTGAAAAGGGCGTGCCAGAAATACAAATCATCCCGGGAAATTGCCCGGGCCCTAGGAATTTCCCATACAACGGTAATAAAAAAGATGAAGCAATATGATATATTTGTATAA